ACCGTTTTTTAACTTGCTtagttgaaataatataatttagtaatcATCTTTAATCAATGTTTATCTGCCCGAGTTTTGTCAAAAAGAAGTATAAAATGTTCCTATCATCGTGTTCTTAGTATTACGTAATACTTATGTGAttggattttgtttttttacatataaatgatttatatatttcttacgtatgcatacatacacatatgtatgtgtatgtagcAAATCGTAATTTACAGATTGGATTAGATAACTCGACAAGTTGTAGAAAAACGTAGACGTTCCagatcaatatttaattgagaTATTcttaagaaatgataaaaataaataacttttctatCGTGACTCAAATATGAATTCaagtaaaatgataaatttattacaaaattagataaaacaataaaatttaaatctatttctGTTATTTTCTATCGCTTTTTTACGGAGTTCAacgtttaatttactttataacgtactttatatattttatacgttttctaagaattggaaaaagatgaAGAGTGAATGAAATCGAGATTGGAGTTAAGCTATTGTTAGAAATTAGATCTCTCGATAAGATAGTGCCAAAACGGAGCTCAAAGTAACCTCTCAATTTTACCCCGCGCACGGAACGGCGCTGGACGTCACACTCGACTCTCGTCACACTCGGTGCGAGTCGCAATAAACCATATCACACCGTGGGTCTTCTGGGGTCTTCCGCGCACATATACGTGGTGCGGAGATCTCTCGAagcgcggtggcggcggcggcggcggcggcctaCGACATCTAGAGTACACGCACAGTCGATGATCTGCGCGACGACGTGACGTTCGTTCGAAGAAAAGCCCGACGGCGACGATAAGATGGCGGCGTCGCGCACGTCAGATCGCGCTGAGCGCGGGCGGAGGGGCAGGGAGGCGGCGGCAGGAAGAGGAGGTAGacggcaggcaggcaggcggcGCAGGCGGGCGGGTTGGTGGACGGACAGGcgagcaggcaggcaggcaggcacgGACGAGAGTCTGTGTCGTCGTATACGTGCCTGCGTATAGAGCGTGCGGCGGAGCGGCCTGTGTCGTCATGTCCTGGCGTAGCCGCCGCGTAGTCGCCGTAATATCGAGGTAGCCCAGCTACGAGGCGGCGCAGGTCGATTCTCGTTTTCGCGTGattcgtttctctttctctttctctctctctctctctcttcctcgaCCGCCAGCTAAACTCGGAACGTTTCGTCGATGCCTTTGTTCGCGGCCGGGAGGTGGACGGGCGCGAATTGTCGTCGCGACGAGGCGAAGACGTGGACAAGAGCGAAGTGGAGCCTCGTGCCCTTAGCCTAGCTGATAGCCAGTGGAAGTGAAGTGTACACGGGAGAGAAGGTGCGATAATCTCGTTCCGTCTGTCCGTCTCTTTCCCTCTTgtgctttctttctctctctctctctctctctctccgttccTCCGCTCcagtgtctctctctctttctatctctttctatctatctctctctctctctttctctcgggtGAAACGGCGTTCCACACCCCGGCGCGGTCCTGGACACGTCTAGGAGGTGGTGGCGACGTCGTAGAAGGAGGCGCGGAGGAgccgacggcgacgacgacggcgagatGCGCGAGTTCAAGGTGGTGGTCCTCGGCTCGGGCGGGGTGGGCAAGAGTGCGCTCACCGTCCAATTCGTATCCGGTTGCTTCATGGAGAAGTACGACCCGACGATAGAGGATTTCTACCGGAAGGAGATCGAGGTGGACAACTCGCCGTGCGTGCTCGAGATCCTCGACACCGCCGGCACCGAGCAGTTCGCGTCGATGCGCGACCTGTACATCAAGAACGGCCAGGGCTTCGTCGTGGTGTACAGCCTGACGAATCATCAGACCTTTCAGGACATCAAGGCGATGAAGGAGCTCATCACCCGCGTCAAGGGCACGGAGCGCGTGCCGGTGCTACTCGTGGCGAACAAGCTCGACCTGGAGCATCAGCGGGAGGTCGGCACCGAGGAGGGCCACCAGCTCGCGCAGCTCTGGGGCTGTCCGTTCGTCGAGGCGAGCGCCAAGAACCGCACCAACGTCAACGAGATGTTCGCCGAGATTGTGCGCGAGATGAACTTCAGTCCCGAAAAGGAGAAGAAGACCTACTGCTGTTGCAGCGTCCTCTAATACTTAATCAAAATCCACCTTCACCCGGATTATTTACCCGCGGACCGGACTAAGATGACGGAGCTATACAGTGCGTGTACAGTGTACTTCGGCGAGAGGGCTTGTCACCGATGTGTCAATGTCGTCGACGTGTTTCCTCGCCGTCCTGCTAGGAGAATTCCTTCCACCACGGCTCTCACTCGGCCTCACTGCTGAGGAACGCGCCGCCGAGGGAAGATGTGCAGTGTACAGAGAGAGGCTTTTAGGCAGACCTCCCTCGGCCGTAGCGTGCTTCGTCGGAGTCTCGGAGGATCTTCCCTCGAAGAAGAACCACCTTTTGGAAGTCCTCTCGACGTCCTTGGAACGCGTCGCGCGTCTGTCAAGTTTAGCTTATGTCGGACGCAGTACGAATTTCCCAAAACGGAAACCGTAGTTCTCTTTTCTAACTTTCGGAACACCGTCCGGCGAGCGGCGGCCGTTAAAcacagatattttattatacgcgaatagtattatgtatgtaatattattgtaatatatatacatatatatatataaataatatagatagaacttaagagggagaaagagcgaGCGAAAGGTAGCTTTTCCTCGGCAAAAGGACCAATACTCCGCTCGCGTAGGAAGGAGAAGGTGTCGAAAACCGTAAAACCAAACTCGATATCGGCTTTCTGCTCAATTTCAAGACAGAACCGTCGCACGTAGGTTCGTGTTCTGATCCACAAATCGACTAGATGGCTGCTGCGCGGAAAGAAAAGGGGAAAGATAGATTCGCAGACTTTGAAGGAATCACTGTGATGGTCGTTCTATGCATGGTGATAGATTCAGCgatataagaaaaatgttaaatgtttcgAGTGAAGCTTGATCCCGTGCGTCGCGTAATTTCTATATATATGCGGTCGTGCGAGGGCTACGCAATCAAATCCATCTGATTCGATGAGAAGATAGTTCGGTTTCGAGAGTACTCTTCTCTGTGCAATTGTTCTGTGTTAATTTAAGCTAAGGAGGCTGATTAGCGAGATATCGTCTAAACATTTTTGTACGAGACACGTTGTTAGTAACATTTATACATACACAGGGTGCTTCACCTGATTTAATCATTTGAAATGTCTTCGCTGTTCTTAAGGATATGGAAGAATGTTTCAAAGACAAAGTATTCAATTTGGGGATCGTTCCAATGATAATATTTGTCCCCTCGAATCGAAAGCTCTGTCTCTGAAACGTTTTGAGATGTCCCAGGATATTTCAAATGGTCAAACCATCCTGTATGTCGGTTGTACAGTcctaacattgaaatattttactgtGCGTAAAGGGAAAGGCACTGGGAACGGAAGTTTTGTACGCGACACCTCAGTGGTTAACATGGATAA
The DNA window shown above is from Solenopsis invicta isolate M01_SB chromosome 10, UNIL_Sinv_3.0, whole genome shotgun sequence and carries:
- the LOC105195482 gene encoding ras-related protein Rap-2a: MREFKVVVLGSGGVGKSALTVQFVSGCFMEKYDPTIEDFYRKEIEVDNSPCVLEILDTAGTEQFASMRDLYIKNGQGFVVVYSLTNHQTFQDIKAMKELITRVKGTERVPVLLVANKLDLEHQREVGTEEGHQLAQLWGCPFVEASAKNRTNVNEMFAEIVREMNFSPEKEKKTYCCCSVL